The following nucleotide sequence is from Gymnodinialimonas phycosphaerae.
TTCGGGATGATGGCCTCCGAGCGGGAATTGGAACTGTCCGAGGAACACGACGGCATCATCGAGCTGGACAATGCCGAGGTCGGGCAGACCTTCGTCGATTGGCTGGCCAAGAACGACCCCGCCAAGGTGGACCCGGTGATCGAGATTGCGATCACGCCGAACCGGCAGGACGCGCTTGGCATTCACGGGATTGCGCGTGACTTGGCGGCGAAGGGGCTGGGGACGTTGAAGGCCCATGAGCCCGCCGAGATCAAAGGCACGTTCAAAAGCCCGATCAACGTCACCATCGACGCCGATACGCTGGACACCGCCCCGCATTTCACCGGGCGGCTTATTCGCGGTGTCAAGAACGGCCCCTCTCCGCAGTGGTTGCAGGACCGCCTGCGCGCCATTGGGCTGCGGCCGATTTCTGCGCTTGTCGATATCACCAACTACTTCACCTACGACCAGAACCGTCCCCTGCACGTGTTCGACGCGGACAAGGTGGCGGGTAATCTGCGGGTGCATAAAGCGGCGGGCGGTGAGACGCTGACCGCGCTGGATGACAAGGAATACACCCTGCCTGCCGGTCACATGGTGATCAGCGACGACAATGGCCCAGAGAGCATTGCGGGGATCATGGGCGGGCTGGACACCGGCTGCACCGAGGAGACGGTGAACGTCTTCCTCGAGTCCGCCTGGTGGGACACCATCGCGATTGCCTATGCGGGCCGTGCGCTGAAAATCAACTCGGACGCGCGCTATCGGTTCGAGCGGGGCGTGGACCCGGAGTATACGCTGCCCGGCCTGCACGCGGCGACGCAGATGGTGCTGGATTTGTGCGGTGGAGAGGCGTCTGAGGTTGTGGAAGCGGGCAAGCCGCTGGACACCGCACGCAGCTACACGATGCGGCCAGACCGGGTGAACTCCTTGGTCGGAATGAACGTGTCCCGCGAAGAGCAGGCGCGCATCCTGACGGCTTTGGGGTTCAGCGCCACCGGCACCGATACGCTGGAGGTTTGGGTGCCAAGCTGGCGTCGCGATATCCAGGGGGAGGCCGATCTTGTAGAAGAAGTCGCTCGCGTCACGTCCCTGTCCCAGTTGGAGCCGCAGCCCTTGCCGCGCGAACCCGGCGTTCCCGCGCCCGTGCTGACGCCGATGCAGCTGCGCGAACGCAGTGCCCGGCGCACAATTGCGGCGCTGGGGTACAATGAATGCGTGACCTATAGCTTCATCGACAAGGCCAGTGCAGAGCTGTTCGGCGGCGGCACCGATGACGTGATGCTGGAAAACCCGATCAGCTCCGAGATGTCGCACATGCGCCCCTCGGTTCTGCCGGGGCTGCTGCAGGCCGCGGCGCGCAACCAGGCGCGTGGGATGGTGGATATGGCGCTGTTCGAAGTTGGCGCAGGCTTCCATGGTGGTGAACCGGGGGAGCAGCATTTGCAGGCCTCGGGCATTCTGGTGGGCCACACCGGTCCCCGCGATCCCCATGGCGCACGTCGTGCGGTGGATGTCTATGATGTGAAAGCCGATGCGGAGGCCGTTCTGGCCGCCATTGGCGCACCGGCCAAGGCGCAGATCCTGCGCGGGGCGGGCGACCAATGGCACCCGGGGCGGCACGGGATGATCTGCCTTGGGCCCAAGAAAGTGCTTGGGATCTTTGGCGAAATTCACCCCAAGATCCTGTCGGCGATGGATGTGAAGGGCCCTGCAATGGCCTTCACGATCTTCCCCGAAGAGGTGCCGATGCCGCGCAGCACGTCCGCCACGCGCGGGGCCGTGACGATGTTGGACCTGCAAGCGGTGGAGCGTGATTTCGCCTTCGTCGTGCCCACGGATGTGGCCGCGTTGGATCTGGTGAATGCTGCCGCTGGCGCCGACAAGGCACTGATTGCTGACGTGAGCGTCTTTGACGAATTCATCGGCGGGTCGCTGGGGGAGGGCAACAAGTCCATCGCCATCGCGGTCCGCATGCAGCCCCGCGACAAGACCCTGACCGAGGAAGAGATCGAGGCCGTGGCCGC
It contains:
- the pheT gene encoding phenylalanine--tRNA ligase subunit beta, with the protein product MKFTLSWLKDHLDTDASVQAITDALTDLGLEVEGVEDRAAALANFTIAHVQSAEKHPEADRLRVCQVETNDGVQQIICGAPNARAGIHVVLAKPGDYIPGLDITIGVGKIRGIESFGMMASERELELSEEHDGIIELDNAEVGQTFVDWLAKNDPAKVDPVIEIAITPNRQDALGIHGIARDLAAKGLGTLKAHEPAEIKGTFKSPINVTIDADTLDTAPHFTGRLIRGVKNGPSPQWLQDRLRAIGLRPISALVDITNYFTYDQNRPLHVFDADKVAGNLRVHKAAGGETLTALDDKEYTLPAGHMVISDDNGPESIAGIMGGLDTGCTEETVNVFLESAWWDTIAIAYAGRALKINSDARYRFERGVDPEYTLPGLHAATQMVLDLCGGEASEVVEAGKPLDTARSYTMRPDRVNSLVGMNVSREEQARILTALGFSATGTDTLEVWVPSWRRDIQGEADLVEEVARVTSLSQLEPQPLPREPGVPAPVLTPMQLRERSARRTIAALGYNECVTYSFIDKASAELFGGGTDDVMLENPISSEMSHMRPSVLPGLLQAAARNQARGMVDMALFEVGAGFHGGEPGEQHLQASGILVGHTGPRDPHGARRAVDVYDVKADAEAVLAAIGAPAKAQILRGAGDQWHPGRHGMICLGPKKVLGIFGEIHPKILSAMDVKGPAMAFTIFPEEVPMPRSTSATRGAVTMLDLQAVERDFAFVVPTDVAALDLVNAAAGADKALIADVSVFDEFIGGSLGEGNKSIAIAVRMQPRDKTLTEEEIEAVAAKIVEKVSKATGGTLRG